CTGTGTAAAAACGGATGGTGTTCTTCAAGTGCAAATTGAAAACAGGATTGTTCAAATGATAACGGCTGTATTTCAAGCGTTCGATTTTGACGATGTCTGCCAGGGGAATGCGCACCGTGCGCGCGGTCCAGAGTCCGTCGAGCTCGATGTGCGTCTTGTAAACTTTGATCTTCAGGTGCAGCACGAACAACAACAGGATCGAAACCACGATGATGCCCACGCCCAGCCAGAAAAACAGATCGCCATTCTGGTTATTCATTTTCTTCCACCAGTAAACTCCGAAACAGAAAAGCGTCAACATCAGCCTGCGCAGGAGCGAAAGCGAGTTGTACCCGAGGTACTGCTTTTCTTCGTAGAGCGGACTTATGGCTTGATGATGGGTGACCATTGCAATCGGAGGATGTTCCGGGTGGAGTCCGTGATGCGGACGTCCTCTGAAATCCGCTCTCCTAAGATACACACGATCCGGCCTTCCGACAACAAAACCTGCACCTTTTCTTTCTGGCGGAGGGAATACTTGCGGTCGGTCAGGTAATCACTCAGCTTCCGGCTGCCTTTCATCCCGAGCGGACGAAACCGGTCACCGGCTTTCCAGGGACGTACGGTCAGGGGAAAGGTGAGTTGAGCAAGGTCCAGCCAATATTCCCCCGGAGAATTGGGGATTTCGGCTGCCGGCTGCCATTTTTTTCTGGAAATATTCAAGGCGCCGCCCGTCAGCTCGATCTTCCGCGTGCGTGGTCCAATCCTCCGTTCAGCGTTCGCCACAACGTCGAAGGGGTGCAGGATCAGCCGCTCCCGGTCGATCATCAGATAGCCAGCCTGTGTCTTGAACCGGATCCCGGATCGGCGGGCCTGCAGCACTTTTTCAGGTTCACCCGGCTCAAAACCACTTCCGCGCAGCAGTTCATGGAGTAGGGGACCGCCGAACGGATGATCGCGCAATTCCGGTAACGAAAGGTATCGGGTGCCATCCGGTAAGGTTCGAACATATCGCTTCCGCATACCGGAAATCGCATGTTCAAAAACCTCCCGGGCAAATCGCAGGTGGTCCAGGCTGCGGCTGATGCCTGCGAGACCCGATTCAGCATGTGCCTCGAGTTTAGGTAGCAGGTGTTTACGGATCCGGTTGCGTTCGTAGTACTCTTCCTGGTTGCTCGAATCCTCCCGCCAGCTCAGCTTCATTCGTTTGGCATAGGAACGGATCTCCGCCCGTTCAGTTCCTAACAAGGGGCGGACAACCTTGGCTTGCCTGATTGGAATACTGCTCAACCCTCGCAGTCCTGCGCCACGCATCAGGTGCATGAAGAATGTTTCGATCGCATCATCGCGATGATGGGCGACCGCGACCAGTTGATAATCTTCCTGTCGGCAGATTTTTTCGAAGTACTTGTAGCGGATCTCGCGCGCCGCTTCCTGTAAACCCAGGCGATGGGTTCGGGCGTAGTCTTTGGCGGATGCTTCCAGTGGATGAACCGGAAT
This genomic stretch from Bacteroidota bacterium harbors:
- the tilS gene encoding tRNA lysidine(34) synthetase TilS, which codes for MAKQGDRLIISVTEFIRRHRLFGKQDRMLVGVSGGMDSMVLADVLHRTGYRIGIAHVNFRLRGHESEQDALFVSDWAKSRGIPVHPLEASAKDYARTHRLGLQEAAREIRYKYFEKICRQEDYQLVAVAHHRDDAIETFFMHLMRGAGLRGLSSIPIRQAKVVRPLLGTERAEIRSYAKRMKLSWREDSSNQEEYYERNRIRKHLLPKLEAHAESGLAGISRSLDHLRFAREVFEHAISGMRKRYVRTLPDGTRYLSLPELRDHPFGGPLLHELLRGSGFEPGEPEKVLQARRSGIRFKTQAGYLMIDRERLILHPFDVVANAERRIGPRTRKIELTGGALNISRKKWQPAAEIPNSPGEYWLDLAQLTFPLTVRPWKAGDRFRPLGMKGSRKLSDYLTDRKYSLRQKEKVQVLLSEGRIVCILGERISEDVRITDSTRNILRLQWSPIIKP